The window AACTCGCTCGGGCGATGCTCGCGGACCCGGAAATCCTGTTGCTCGACGAGCCGGCGGCGGGCGTGAATCCGACGCTGCGAAAGCAACTCGCTGAACAGATCCGGCGGCTCAACGAGCAGGGGACGACGTTCCTGCTCATCGAACACGACATGGAGTTCGTGATGAGTCTCGCCGACCCGGTTATCGTTCTCGACCGCGGAAGCGTCCTCATGGAGGGGACGCCCACGGAAGTCCAGAACGACGACCGCGTTATCGACGCGTACCTCGGAGGCTAACATGAGCACGAACGAACCCCCCATCGACGAGACGGCTGCGAGCGGTGACGAGGCGGTGACCGACCACGTCCTCGAACTGGACGGCGTCGACAGCGGGTACGGCGAGGTACAAGTCCTCGACGACTGCTCGATGCACCTGGACTCCGACGAGATCGTCTGCCTCATCGGCCCGAACGGCGCCGGCAAGTCGACCGTTCTCAAGACCGTGTTCGGGATGCTCGACCCGTGGACGGGAACCGTCACCTACCACGGGGAGGACATCGGCGGCATGGCCCCCGAGGAGATCGTCCGGGACGGCATCGGCTACGTCCCGCAGACCGACAACGTGTTCGGGTCGCTGTCCATCGAGGAGAACCTCCGGATGGGCGGTGTCGCCCGGAACGACGGGCTCGACGCGGTCATCGACGACCTCTACGAGCGGTTCCCGCTGCTCGACGAGAAGCGGCGCGCGAAGGCGCGCACGCTCTCCGGCGGTCAGCGCCAGGTGCTCGCGTTCGCTCGGGCGCTCGTGATGGAGCCGGACGTCCTGCTCATCGACGAGCCGTCCGCGGGGCTGGCTCCCAACACCGCACAGGAGGTGTTCGGCCACGTCGAGGCGGTCAACGACATGGGCGCGGCCATCCTGATGGTCGAGCAGAACGCCAAGGAAGGCCTCGGTATCTCCGACCGCGGATACGTCCTCGATCAGGGAACCGTCCGGTTCGAGGGCGAGGCCGACAGCCTGCTGGACGACGACGAGGTGTCGAAGCTCTACCTCGGCGGTGCCTGAACGCCCATCCGTCGTTCCGACTACAGTGCTCCACTCGCTGACCCATTCCGGGCGTGCTATTCGGGAGCGCCCTGCCCTCGATACGTGACCGCCCTCCGCAAGTACGCGTTCGCACTCGGCCCGCTCACTGCGGCCGCCCTCTGGGGCGGGATGTACGTCGTCAGCAAGTGGAGCTTCGCGTTCGTACCACCGGTGACGATGGGGTTCTTGCGCGTCACCGTCGGCGCCGTCGCGCTCTGGCTCAGCGTCCGCGCGAGCGACTGGCGTGCACGCCGTGACGCTGGCGGGAACCGCCGTAACCGAATCGACCCCGGAGACTGGCCGGCATTCGTGGTTCTCGGCTGCTGGGTGACCGCCACCATCGTCACGCAGTTCCTCGGAACGGAACTCACGAACGCCAGCCAGGGGTCGCTTCTGACCGTTCTGACGCCCGTCTTCGCCGTCGTGCTCGGTGCGAGCGTGCTCGGCGAGCACGTCACGCGTGCCAAGGCGAGCGGAATCGCCCTCGCCGCCGTCGGAACCGTCATCGTGCTCGCCGGCCAGTACGACCTGACGAGCGTCGCGGCGGGTAACGCCGCCGGCGTCGCCCTGCTCGTGCTCGCCAGTCTCGCGTGGGCGGGCTACACCGTCTGGGGCGTGTCGGTCGTCCGAACGTACGGCGCGCTGACCGCCGCCACCTACTCCACGATCGCTGCCACGCCCATGCTCGCCGCGTTGGCAGCCGTCGAACTCGCCGTCCTCGGGCGAGGGATCGGCTCCATCCCGCTGTCCGCCGATGTCGTGTTCGCCGTCGCGTATCTCGGGCTGGCCTCCACCGCCGCCGCGTGGTACGTCTGGTACAAGGGCTTGGAGTTCGTTCCCGCCGGAACCGTGGCGGTCTTCTACTTCGTCCAGCCGGTCGTCGGTATCTCGCTCGGGTCGATCCTGCTCGGCGAGCAAATCGGATCCGGCTTCGCGCTCGGGAGCCTCGTCATCGCGCTCGGCGTCTGGGTCGTTAGCCGGGAACGCGGCGACGACACCGACACGGACTCGGCCGAGCGATGACGTCCGGAACGCGATAGGGCAGCGAAAGCCGGTGTCACGCCCCACGCCGAGACGACTGCCGTCACACCGAGGGGTGTCCGAAGCGTTCGTCTTCGTGTCGAGGCTGCTGGAGGATCGTTAGTCACGCCACGTTCCCGCTCGGCCCGGCGACCCGCGAGGACGCACTCGACCGCATCGACGGCCTCGTCGAAGCGTCGCAAGCGGAGGACGGAATGTTCGCCGACCACGCGGCGACGGACGTCTCGGATCCGAACCTGATCCGGTTCTTCGAGCAGTACGAGGACGAAGCCGCGTTCGAGTCGCACACCCGAACCGGACACGGCCAGGAGTTCGAGACGGCGCTCCCCGACGGCCTCGCCGGCGAGCCCGACGTACGCCGGTTCGACGTCGCCTCCGAAAGGAACTCAGCCGGTAGCGGGCCGCTCCCATCGGGCGCGCACCGCCGGAACAGTTTTCGGCGTGCCGGTTCTGTCGCCGCGTATGCACGAGAAACTCGACCGCAGCCACGGTAACGTACTGGGCTACGAGGTGCGGGACGAACTCGGCGAGGACGACCTGGCGGCGATCCTCGAAGACTTCGAAGAGACGATTCGCGAGGAGGGGTCGGTTCGCGTGCTCGTCGAGATGCCGTCGGTGCCGACGCCGCAGCTGGACGCGCTCGACGAGGACGTCGGGTTCTGGCTGGAGCACGGCGACGACATCGAGAAGTACGCGGTCGTCGGCGACAGCACGCTCGTCGAGTGGGCGACCGCGGCCGGTGACCGCGTCTCGAGTATCGACATCCGGCACTTCGACGCGGGCGACATCGACGACGCGTGGGCGTGGGTGGACGCCTGAGGCGGTATCGACCGCCGCCAGTGGTCGTGCCGGGCCGTTACCTGTCGAGACGGCGGGCGTTCTCGCGGACGGCCTCCTCGGTGAGCGACCTGCCCGCGACGGGAGTGCCGTTGAGCCAGAGCGCGCTGGCGATGTTCGCGGCGAGTTCGACGAGATCCGCCGTGGTGAACGTGGCAGGCGGGTGGATGGTGCGGCCGTCGAGCACGTAGTCCTCGGGAAGCGGGGGATAGTTGTAGGTGGAGACGCTGCCGAGGCCGTTCTGGGCGGCGACGGGATACCGGATGGTCAGGTGGTGTTCGTCGAGGCCGGTGGAGGTCGCGTCGAGGTGAACCGGGTAGCCGCCGCCGGCGCGCCGGGAGAGGCTGGCGTAGGGAACGCCGGTGAGTCGGACGGTCTCGCGGGGGATGCCGGCGGCGTCGAGCGCGTCAGTGACGGGGAACGCGATGGCGAGTGCGGCGAGGAGGCGGGCGAGCGCGTCGACTCCAACGTCGCCGTACGCGAGCGCAGTGACGAGGCCGCGGTCCGTCCCCGCCCACCGGCCCGGAGTCCTCCTCGTCGTCCCCGCTCTCGCTCTCGCGCTCGACCGCGAGTTCGGCGTCCTCGTCGCGCGCGCCGACGAACGCGAGCCGCTCGCCGTCCGGCCCCCACTGGGGGTTCGACGCGTCGGACGCCCGCGTGAGCCGGTAGGGGTCGCGGGAGCCGTCCGTCGGCGCGACGAACAGCGACGTCCGCGAGTCGTCCTCGGACTCGTCGAACTCGGTCGCGAGGAACGCCACCCGGTCGCCGTCCGGCGACACGGCGGGCGAACTCGGGATGCTGTAGTCGTAGTACCGCTCCGCCGAGAAGTCGCCACTCATGGGTGTTCGTCGCACACGCCCCCAAAGAGCCTAGGGTCTCCGGAAATCCGCCGGGGTCACTCCACGAGCGTCTCCGCGTCGTCGTGAGAGACGGCGACCGCGTGCCCGGTGTGTCGGGCGTGCGTGCGCGCCCACCGCGTCGCCGGACGCTCCGCGAGGAACGACTCCCGGTTCGGGCACTGCCGGCACTCCACCCGGTAGGGCGTCACGCCGTCCGGGAAGTGGCCGGTGTGGCGCTGGTGGTCGAGCGCGAACTGCTCGACCGCCTGATTGCCCGCCTTCAGTTCGTCGAGTTCGTACGCGAGATCCCACTCGTCGCCGCAGCGCGAACACGACACCGTCGGCGTGTCGTCCACGTCGGGGTCAGTGTCGTCCACGTCCGGAATGTCCATACGGGAGAGAGTCACGGCACCCACTTCAGCGTCCGGGGAACGAGTCGTCCTCGATGACGCCGGGGTCGGCGCTCCCGACCGGTTCGGGGTCGTACTCGGGGCCGACCCCCGCGGTTCCGCGTTCGCCGCGCTCGACAGGCGCGCGCCCCTTCTCGGCGGCGTCGCGGTCGGCGCGGTCGAGCTTCCGGTCGACGCGCGCGACCGACCGCGAGAGCCCGGCCCGCTCGTAGTGCTCGCGCGCGGCTTCGAGGTGGACGCGACGAACGCCCGGGTCGTCGCCCTCCAATGACGCCTCCGCCTCGCGCTTCTGCCCGCGGAGGTGCGCGACGGATTCCCGCCGCCGACCCCCGGGAACGTCGTACTCGGCGAGGGCGTCGATTGCGTCCTCCACGAGTTCGACGGCGCGCGCGTCCCGACCCGAGGACGCGTACTGGTTCGCGCGGACGACGCTCCGACTGTACAGCGGATCCCACGCGTCGAGGGCGTCGTGGTCGGCCGCGAGCGCCTGCGCGCGGTCGAACGCCGCGACGGCGCGGTCGTGGTTGCGCGCGCTCCGGTGGCGGTGGCCGACCGCGAGGAGGCGAGCGTACTCGGCGCGCGCCGAGACGGCGCCGAGGCCGATGGCTTCTGCCACGTCCGCGGCCGCCGCGTGCAGGAGTTCCGGGAATCGGGCGTCGGTTCGCGCGACCTCTCCCGTCCAGTGGAGAGCGTTCGCGAGCGCGAACGCGAAGTCGTCGTCGGACTCGGTGGCGGCCGCGGCGAGCGCGTCCCGCCACTCTCGGCCGCGGTCCCAGTAGTCGGCGTCGAGCGCGCGCCGCTTCGCGGAACCGTACGCTTCCCGGGTGTCGAGGTGGCGGCGGACGTACTCGCGAGCACGCTCACGTCCCGCGTCGCCGCGGACGATGCGGGAGAGCGCGACCGCGTGGAACCGCCCGTCGTCGCGCTCGGCGAGGCCGCCAGGGGTGTAGTCGAGGCGTCGGAGTCGGGCGCGGGCGGTCGGCCAGTCCGGCGCGACGGACACGAGGGCGGAGAGCGCGTCCGAGACGTCTACGTCGCCGATGTCGTCGATGTCGTCGAGGCTGGCGGCGAACGACTCGAACGCGCGCCGCGTGCCGGTGGCGAGGCCGACGCGGGCGACGGCGGCGTGCCGGACGACCGGGTAGCGCACGGCGTGGACGGCGTCTGCGGCGCGCTGGCTCGCGGCGGTGACGGCGCCGAGGAGGCGCGCGACGCCGGGCGGGTCGAGGACGAACCCCGCGAGAAACGGGAGGGATTCGGGGTTCGGGACGGCGTTCAGCACGGTCTTCGCGGCCGTTCGGTCGCCGTCGGCCGCGTCCGCGAGCGCGTCACCGAGGACGGGGCCGGGGAGGCGGATGGCGAGGTGGTCGCTCGGAAAGGCGAGTCGGACGCGCGCGAGCCGTGTCGATTCGGGAACGGTGACCGTCCAGTCGTCGAGCGTCGCGCCGGTCGCGGCGTCGAGCGCGGGGGCGTCCGCGGGGAAGTCGAGTCGGTAGCGACGCTCGGGATTCTCGCCGCGTTCGTGGTCGCCGAGCACGCGCGTGACGCGCGCGACGGCGTCGCCGGTGCCGACGGTCCAGCGGGAGCGCTCCATCACGCGAGGGAAGGGCGGCCGGGCGTAATAGCCCACCGTCTCGACCGAAGAATTATGCCGGCCCGCGGTCGTGTGACGTGTACGTGAAACGAGACGGGGTAGCCGATGGCTGAGGGGACGGCGATCGGCACGGACGGCGGCGGTCGGAGCGTGGGGCGCGCGCTGCTCGCGGCCGCGGTAGTCGTCGGCGTCGTGCTCGCGACGGGCGTCGCGCCCGCGTTCGGCTCCGTCGCCGGGGGCGCGCCGCTCGCCAGCCTCCTCCCCGTCGTCGACCCGCCCGCGGACGCCGGGGCCGGCGGGGCTTCGGGGAGCGCGCTGTCCGGCGGTGGGCTGGGCGCGCTGAACGCGGGCTCGCAGGTCGGCGTTGGGGGCGACCTCGCGTCGAACGCCTCCGCGTTCCAGTCGCTGAACGACGAGGTTCACTTCGTCGTCGAGAGCCCGCAGCCGGCCTACTGGCGGACGAACGCGTACACGACCTACACGGGAACGGGCTGGTCGAGTGACGGCGAGCGGCGCGCGTACGACCCACCGGTCGCCTCCGGGGCCGGGAACGCGTTCTCCTATCGGGTGACGCTCCGGCAGGCCGCGACCTCGCTCCCGGCGGTGTGGACGCCGCGAACGCTCGACACGAACACCGACCTGTCGGTGACACCCACCGATGGCGTGATCGCGCAGTCGCGGCTTCCCGCGGGCACGACGTACTCGGGGACGAGCGTTCGGCCGCCGGACGACCCCGGCCTGTTGCGGTCGCTCGGCACGGACTATCCGCGCGGCATCGAGTCGACGTACACTCAGCTTCCCGAGGAGTCCCGGGACGCCTTGACGCCGCTCGTGAACAACATCACCGCGGGCGCGGAGACGCCGTACGACGCCGCGAAACAGGTGGAGAACTGGCTCGAATCGACCAAGGAGTACTCGCTGAACGTCACCGACGCGCCGAACGGGAACGTCGCGACCCAGTTCGCATTCCAGATGGAGACGGGGTACTGCGAGTACTTCGCGACGACGATGGCCGCGATGCTGCGCACGCAGGGGATTCCCGCCCGGTACGTCGTCGGGTACTCGACCGGCGAGCAGACCGGCGAGGACGAGTACACGGTTCGCGCGATGAACGCCCACGCGTGGGTGGAGGTCTACTTCCCGGACGTGGGCTGGGTGCGCTTCGACCCGACGCCCGCGAGCGAGCGGCTCAGCCAGGAGAGCCAGGCCCTCCGGAATCAGACCGGTTCCGGCTACGAGACGGTTACGCCGACCACCCAGCCGCCGAGCGACGACACGACCACGACGCCGCCCGACGGCACCACCACGACTGACGGCACGACCACGACGACCGACGGTTCCGGCAGCGGGAGCGACTCCGGCGACGGTTCCGGTTCGGACGGCGCGCAATCGGACGGCTCCGGTTCCGACGGTTCGCAGGCCGCCGGCGGGCTGTCGGTGTCGCTGAACCGGACGCCGGTTCCGGGCGCGGCCGTGGCGGTGACGGTGACCGCGGGCGGGAACCCGGCGTCCGGCGTGGACGTGTTCTTCAACGGGGAGCGCGTCGGCGTGACGGGCGCGGACGGAACGGTGGTCGGCGTGGTGCCGTACGCCCGGGAGTTGACGGTGCGCGCGAAGGCGGAGACGGTGACGTGGCAGGCCGTCGGCGCGTCGTTCGAGAGCGGGTTCGCAACGGGGAGCGCGTCGATTCCGGCCGCGGCCGCGAACAACTCCACGACGTACGCCGTGGCGACGAACGCGTCCGTCTCGCTGCTGGGGCGGACGGTCACCGGGAACCCGGTGACGGTCGTCGCAGCGGTCGACGGCGTTCCCGTGCGTGACGCCGCGGTCTTCCTGAACGGCGAGCGGGTGGCGACGACGAACGACTCGGGGCGGGCGCGGGTGACGCTACCCGCGGAGCCGGGGAACGCGACCGTGCGCGTGGTTCGCGACCCCGTGAACGGCTCCGCGGCGGTGCGACTCGAACGGCTGTCCCTGTCGGGCGAGCCGTCGCTCCCGCTCGCACTCCCGGGAACGGCCGCGACGGTGACGGCGACGCTGAACGGCACGCCCGTCGCTGACGTGCCCGTGTTCCTCGACGGCGAGCGAGTGGGCGTGACGGGCGCGGACGGGACGCTCCGCGTGTCGCTGCCGGTCGCGTCGTCCGCCGCCGCGACCGCCATCGCGTACGGACAGGAGCGCACGCTGACGTTCGACGGGCTCTTCCTGCACGCGGGCGGCGTCGCGCTCGGTCTGCTCGGCGTGCTCGGCGGCGCCGTCTACGGACTGGGGCGGTACGGCACGTCGCCGCGCGGCCTGCTCGCGTGGGTGGTCGGCGCGGCGGTGGCGGTCGCGCGCGCCGCCGTGAACCTCGTCGTGGCGCTCGCAGGACGCGCGGTCGCGGCGGTGCAGCGCGCGCTCGCCGCCGTCGCGAACACCGTCCGCGGCCGGCGGTCGCCCCGGGAACTCGCGGCGGCGTTCGCCGCGTGGCTCGCCGCGCTGCGCGAGGACGCCGCCGCCCGAACGCGCTCGGTTCGAGGCGTATTCGGGTCGGGTGACGCGGACGGGGAGGCCGCGGAGGTATCGGAGGCCCAGCGGACGCTGCGGGACGCGTGGCGCGACTTCCTCGAGGCGACCTCGGTTCGGCGGCCGGCCCGGCACACGCCCGGGGAGCTCGCGACGCACGCCGTCGAGCGCGACGACCTGCCGGCGGACGCAGTGCGGGAGGTGCGGGACGCGTTCCGGTCGGTCGAGTACGGCCGACGCGACCCCGACGACCGCCTCCCCGCGGTCGAGGACGCGATGCGGGAGATAGAGGCGGCCCGCCGCCCCGACGACGGAGGTGAGCAGTGATGCGCCTCCGGACGTGGCTCGGCGGAACCGTCGGGCTGGCGTCGCTCGCGGCGGCCTCCCTCTACACGTACCGACCGCGGCTGGTCGCATCGGTCGCGCCGCTCGCGAACGTGCAGGCCGCGCTCGGCGGCCTGGAACCAACGCCGGTGCTCGCGGGAGTGGGCGCGGTGCTCACGCTGTACGCGGCGCTGCGGGCGTGGCAGCCGTTCAGCCGGGACGCCTCGCCGACGGACGGATCCGCGGCAGCGCGGTTCGCGGCCGCCCGCGAGCGCCCGCCCGAGTTCGTGTACGGCGACGACCGCGCGCGAACCGCGGCCGCGATGGACGCGACGGTGACGGGCGCCGTCGACGGCTCCCGGGACGCGCTCACGACGACGCGGAACGCGCTCCGCAGTACGGCGGTCGCGGTGCTCGACCGCGCGGACGGCGTGGACGACGCGGAGGCGGCGGTCGCGGCGGGCGCGTGGACGGACGACCGCGTCGCGGCGGCGTTCCTCGCCGACGATGCGTCCTATCCGTTGTTGAGTCGGCTCCGGTCGTGGGTCGACCCCGCGGCAGCGCGGGAGCGCCGTATCGAGCGCACGCTCGCCGCCATCGAGGAACGGAGGGGCCGCGATGAGTGACGGCGTGCGCGAGCGCTCCGGCCGGTGGAGCGTGGCGGGCGTCGGCGCGCTCACGCTCGCGGGCGTCGGCTTTCTCTACACCGCGCCGCTCGTCATCGCCGCCGCGGCGATTCCGGCCGCGTTCGCCGCGTACGACGCCCTGACCACGGTTCCGTCGCGGGGTCGAGTGCGCGTAGTGCGGGAGTTCGGCGCGAGCGCGCCGCGGCCGGGCGAGCGCGTCACGGTCACGCTCACCGTGGAGAACACGGGCGAGTCGGCGATTCCCGACCTCCGCGTCGTGGACGGCGTGCCGGACGAACTCGCCGTCGCGTCCGGCGCGCCCCGCGTGTCCACCGCGCTCAGCGCGGGGTCGGCGACAACGGTCGAGTACGCGGTGGTTGCGAAGCGCGGGACGTACGAGTTCGGCGCGCCGGTCGCGCGAGCGCGGTCGTTCTCCGCGTCTACCGCGGTCACCGTCGACGTCGACCCGGACGGCGACACCGAACTCGTCGGCCAGCGCGCGGTGGACGCGCCGCCGATCACGGACTCGACGACGCTCCGCGCGGGCACGCAGACGACCGACCGCGGCGGGAGCGGCCTCGAATTCCACGCGACCCGCGAGTACCAGCACGGCGACCCCGTGAACCGCCTGAACTGGCGGCAGTACGCGAAGACGGGCGAACTCTCCACGGTGGAGTTCCGAGAGGAGCACGCGGTTCGCGCCGCGCTCGTCGTGGACGCGCGCACGCCGACCCGGGTCGTGCCGAGGCCGGGCGAACCGACGGGAACCGAACTCGCCGGGTACGTCGGCCGCCGACTCCACGGCGCGCTGACCGCCGCGAGCATCGACACGGACGTGACCGCCGTCGGCCTCGCCGCCGACCACGGCGCGCCGCTCGGCCCGGACGGCCTCCCGTGGGCGGACGCCGCGGACGGCCGGGAGACCGCCGCCCTCGTGTTCTCCGCCGTCGAGGCCGCCGCGGACGACACCCCCGACCCGGACGCCGCCTGGCAGTCGACGCCGCCGAACGCCGAGTCCTGGGACGCCGCGACGACCGACTGGGTGACGGAACTCGGCGAGCGCCTCCCCGCCCGCGCCGAGGTGGTCGTGGTGTCGCCGCTGCTCGACAACTGGCCCGTGCGCGCCGCGAGCGCGCTCGCCACCCGCGGCTACGGCGTCACCGTCGTCAGCCCCGACGTGGTTGCCGAGTCGTCCGTCGGCGGCCGCCTCGCGCGCGTCCACCGCGACCTCCGGACGCGAACCCTCCGCGAGCGCGACGTGCGCGTCGTCGACTGGAGCCTGGACGCCCCGCTCGACACCGTCCTCGACGCCTCCCTCTCCCACGTCCTCAGCCAATGACACGGACACTCACCGACACCACGTGGCGGCCGACCCGTCTCGGGACTGCAGTCGTCCTGCTCGGAACGCTCGCGGTCAGCGTCGCGCTCGCTCGTCCGCTCGGCCTCGAACCCTCGGTGATGCTCGCGTGGACGGCGGCTGTGCCGTTCGCGCTCGGGCTCTGGCTCGTCGAACGGGAACGCTGGCGGCCCGCCGCGCGGTTCCTCGCGGGCGTCGCCGCCCTCCCGATCGGCGTCGGCGTCGCCGTCGGTGCGGTGTACGCGGCCGTGACTCTGTTCGGAGCGTTGTTCCCACAGCCGACCGCGGCGCAGGTCGCGGAGGCGACGCTCGTCGTGCTCGGCCGCCTCGCCGTCGTCGTCGGCCTCACCGCCGCCGCGCTCGGCGCGACCGTGAGCGTCGCCGACCTCGCGGACCGCACCAGCCTCCGGCGATTCTCGAAGGTCGCCGGTCGAACCGCGTTCGTCGCCATCACCGCGGCGGGCGTGCTCGTCGCGCTCGCCGTCGTCGGCCACACCGAAATCGGCGGTCTCCAGGGAACCGTCGGCGACACCGCGTCGCGGGGCGTGGACACACTCTCGACGGCGCTACTGTCGCCGAGCGCCGACCGTCCACACCTGTTTTCGTTCGCGGCGCTGCTCGTGCTCGCGTCCCTGACGGTCGCGGGCGCGCTCCGCTCGCTCCCCGTCGCGGAACTCCTCGACGCCCCCGAGGCCGTGACCGCGGTTCGCCGCGGGCTCTACCAGCTCACGCTCGCCGGCCTCGTCCTGCTCGCCGCGGGCACGCTCACGCGGTTCGCCCTCTCGCCGACCCGCCTCCGCCGCGCCCTCCCCGCGAGCGCCTACGA is drawn from Salarchaeum sp. JOR-1 and contains these coding sequences:
- a CDS encoding putative quinol monooxygenase; the protein is MVSHATFPLGPATREDALDRIDGLVEASQAEDGMFADHAATDVSDPNLIRFFEQYEDEAAFESHTRTGHGQEFETALPDGLAGEPDVRRFDVASERNSAGSGPLPSGAHRRNSFRRAGSVAAYARETRPQPR
- a CDS encoding DMT family transporter → MYVVSKWSFAFVPPVTMGFLRVTVGAVALWLSVRASDWRARRDAGGNRRNRIDPGDWPAFVVLGCWVTATIVTQFLGTELTNASQGSLLTVLTPVFAVVLGASVLGEHVTRAKASGIALAAVGTVIVLAGQYDLTSVAAGNAAGVALLVLASLAWAGYTVWGVSVVRTYGALTAATYSTIAATPMLAALAAVELAVLGRGIGSIPLSADVVFAVAYLGLASTAAAWYVWYKGLEFVPAGTVAVFYFVQPVVGISLGSILLGEQIGSGFALGSLVIALGVWVVSRERGDDTDTDSAER
- a CDS encoding transglutaminaseTgpA domain-containing protein encodes the protein MAEGTAIGTDGGGRSVGRALLAAAVVVGVVLATGVAPAFGSVAGGAPLASLLPVVDPPADAGAGGASGSALSGGGLGALNAGSQVGVGGDLASNASAFQSLNDEVHFVVESPQPAYWRTNAYTTYTGTGWSSDGERRAYDPPVASGAGNAFSYRVTLRQAATSLPAVWTPRTLDTNTDLSVTPTDGVIAQSRLPAGTTYSGTSVRPPDDPGLLRSLGTDYPRGIESTYTQLPEESRDALTPLVNNITAGAETPYDAAKQVENWLESTKEYSLNVTDAPNGNVATQFAFQMETGYCEYFATTMAAMLRTQGIPARYVVGYSTGEQTGEDEYTVRAMNAHAWVEVYFPDVGWVRFDPTPASERLSQESQALRNQTGSGYETVTPTTQPPSDDTTTTPPDGTTTTDGTTTTTDGSGSGSDSGDGSGSDGAQSDGSGSDGSQAAGGLSVSLNRTPVPGAAVAVTVTAGGNPASGVDVFFNGERVGVTGADGTVVGVVPYARELTVRAKAETVTWQAVGASFESGFATGSASIPAAAANNSTTYAVATNASVSLLGRTVTGNPVTVVAAVDGVPVRDAAVFLNGERVATTNDSGRARVTLPAEPGNATVRVVRDPVNGSAAVRLERLSLSGEPSLPLALPGTAATVTATLNGTPVADVPVFLDGERVGVTGADGTLRVSLPVASSAAATAIAYGQERTLTFDGLFLHAGGVALGLLGVLGGAVYGLGRYGTSPRGLLAWVVGAAVAVARAAVNLVVALAGRAVAAVQRALAAVANTVRGRRSPRELAAAFAAWLAALREDAAARTRSVRGVFGSGDADGEAAEVSEAQRTLRDAWRDFLEATSVRRPARHTPGELATHAVERDDLPADAVREVRDAFRSVEYGRRDPDDRLPAVEDAMREIEAARRPDDGGEQ
- a CDS encoding DUF58 domain-containing protein; this encodes MSDGVRERSGRWSVAGVGALTLAGVGFLYTAPLVIAAAAIPAAFAAYDALTTVPSRGRVRVVREFGASAPRPGERVTVTLTVENTGESAIPDLRVVDGVPDELAVASGAPRVSTALSAGSATTVEYAVVAKRGTYEFGAPVARARSFSASTAVTVDVDPDGDTELVGQRAVDAPPITDSTTLRAGTQTTDRGGSGLEFHATREYQHGDPVNRLNWRQYAKTGELSTVEFREEHAVRAALVVDARTPTRVVPRPGEPTGTELAGYVGRRLHGALTAASIDTDVTAVGLAADHGAPLGPDGLPWADAADGRETAALVFSAVEAAADDTPDPDAAWQSTPPNAESWDAATTDWVTELGERLPARAEVVVVSPLLDNWPVRAASALATRGYGVTVVSPDVVAESSVGGRLARVHRDLRTRTLRERDVRVVDWSLDAPLDTVLDASLSHVLSQ
- a CDS encoding STAS/SEC14 domain-containing protein, with product MHEKLDRSHGNVLGYEVRDELGEDDLAAILEDFEETIREEGSVRVLVEMPSVPTPQLDALDEDVGFWLEHGDDIEKYAVVGDSTLVEWATAAGDRVSSIDIRHFDAGDIDDAWAWVDA
- a CDS encoding ABC transporter ATP-binding protein; this translates as MTDHVLELDGVDSGYGEVQVLDDCSMHLDSDEIVCLIGPNGAGKSTVLKTVFGMLDPWTGTVTYHGEDIGGMAPEEIVRDGIGYVPQTDNVFGSLSIEENLRMGGVARNDGLDAVIDDLYERFPLLDEKRRAKARTLSGGQRQVLAFARALVMEPDVLLIDEPSAGLAPNTAQEVFGHVEAVNDMGAAILMVEQNAKEGLGISDRGYVLDQGTVRFEGEADSLLDDDEVSKLYLGGA
- a CDS encoding LpqB family beta-propeller domain-containing protein; translation: MSGDFSAERYYDYSIPSSPAVSPDGDRVAFLATEFDESEDDSRTSLFVAPTDGSRDPYRLTRASDASNPQWGPDGERLAFVGARDEDAELAVERESESGDDEEDSGPVGGDGPRPRHCARVRRRWSRRARPPPRRTRHRVPRH